One part of the Streptococcus sp. oral taxon 431 genome encodes these proteins:
- the alaS gene encoding alanine--tRNA ligase codes for MKQLSSAQVRQMWLDFWATKGHSVEPSVSLVPVNDPTLLWINSGVATLKKYFDGTIIPENPRITNAQKAIRTNDIENVGKTARHHTMFEMLGNFSIGDYFRDEAITWAYELLTSPEWFDFPKDKLYMTYYPDDKDSYNRWIEVGVDPSHLIPIEDNFWEIGAGPSGPDTEIFFDRGEAFDPENIGLRLLAEDIENDRYIEIWNIVLSQFNADPAVPRSEYKELPHKNIDTGAGLERLVAVIQGAKTNFETDLFMPIIREVEKLSGKVYDQDGDNMSFKVIADHIRSLSFAIGDGALPGNEGRGYVLRRLLRRASMHGQKLGINEPFLYKLVPTVGKIMESYYPEVLEKRDFIEKIVKSEEESFARTLHSGQHFAQDIVTDLKEKGQSVIAGQDVFKLYDTYGFPVELTEEIAEEAGMTVDREGFEAAMKEQQERARASAVKGGSMGMQNETLQNITVESVFNYNASQLSSKLVAIVADNAEVEAVTEGTASLIFAETPFYAEMGGQVADHGQILDAQGNVVATVTDVQKAPNGQALHTVEVLAPLALNQEYTLAIDSNRRHRVMKNHTATHLLHAALHNILGHHATQAGSLNEVEFLRFDFTHFQAVTPEELRAIEQQVNEKIWEAIAVETVETDIDTAKEMGAMALFGEKYGKEVRVVTIGDYSVELCGGTHVGNTSEIGLFKIVKEEGIGSGTRRILAVTGKEAFEAYREQEDALKAVAATLKAPQLKEVPHKVEGLQEQLRQLQKENAELKEKAAAAAAGDVFKNVQEANRHRYIASQVSVSDAGALRTFADNWKQKDYSDVLVLVAAIGDKVNVLVASKTKDVHAGNVIKELAPIVDGRGGGKPDMAMAGGSNQAKIQELLDAVAGKL; via the coding sequence ATGAAACAATTATCTAGTGCACAAGTCCGCCAAATGTGGCTTGATTTCTGGGCTACAAAAGGCCACTCAGTAGAACCATCCGTTAGCTTGGTTCCAGTAAACGACCCAACACTTTTGTGGATCAACTCAGGGGTTGCCACTCTTAAAAAATACTTTGATGGAACTATTATCCCTGAAAACCCACGGATTACCAATGCGCAAAAGGCTATCCGTACCAACGATATCGAAAACGTAGGGAAGACTGCTCGTCACCATACTATGTTTGAAATGTTGGGAAACTTCTCAATCGGGGATTACTTCCGTGACGAAGCAATTACATGGGCATATGAGCTTTTAACAAGTCCTGAGTGGTTTGACTTCCCTAAAGACAAACTTTACATGACTTATTATCCAGATGACAAAGATTCATACAACCGCTGGATTGAAGTGGGAGTGGATCCAAGTCATTTGATCCCAATTGAAGACAACTTCTGGGAAATCGGTGCGGGACCTTCTGGCCCTGATACAGAAATCTTCTTCGACCGTGGAGAAGCCTTTGACCCAGAAAACATCGGTCTTCGTCTTCTTGCAGAAGATATCGAAAATGACCGTTATATCGAAATCTGGAACATCGTTTTGTCACAATTTAACGCTGACCCAGCTGTTCCTCGTAGCGAGTACAAAGAATTACCACACAAGAACATTGATACGGGCGCTGGTTTGGAGCGTTTGGTGGCAGTTATCCAAGGGGCTAAGACAAACTTTGAAACAGACCTCTTCATGCCGATCATTCGCGAAGTGGAGAAATTGTCTGGTAAGGTTTATGACCAAGATGGCGACAACATGAGCTTTAAAGTTATCGCTGACCACATCCGTTCTCTTTCATTTGCCATTGGGGATGGTGCCCTTCCTGGAAATGAAGGTCGTGGTTATGTCCTCCGTCGTCTTCTCCGCCGTGCCTCTATGCATGGTCAAAAATTGGGTATCAATGAGCCTTTCCTTTACAAACTCGTTCCAACTGTTGGAAAAATCATGGAAAGCTACTACCCAGAAGTTCTTGAAAAACGTGACTTTATTGAGAAAATCGTTAAGAGCGAAGAAGAGTCATTTGCTCGTACCCTTCACTCAGGTCAACACTTTGCCCAGGACATCGTAACAGACTTGAAAGAAAAAGGACAATCTGTCATTGCTGGTCAAGATGTCTTTAAACTCTATGATACATATGGATTCCCAGTAGAGTTGACAGAAGAGATCGCTGAAGAAGCAGGAATGACTGTAGACCGTGAAGGATTTGAAGCAGCCATGAAGGAACAACAAGAACGTGCGCGTGCGTCTGCTGTCAAAGGCGGATCTATGGGTATGCAAAATGAAACCCTTCAAAACATTACTGTTGAGAGTGTCTTCAACTACAATGCTAGTCAATTGTCTTCTAAGTTGGTGGCTATCGTAGCGGACAATGCGGAAGTAGAAGCTGTAACAGAAGGAACTGCTTCACTTATCTTTGCAGAAACACCATTCTACGCTGAAATGGGTGGACAAGTTGCGGACCACGGTCAAATCTTGGATGCTCAAGGAAACGTAGTAGCGACTGTGACAGATGTTCAAAAAGCACCAAATGGACAAGCATTGCACACTGTTGAAGTTCTTGCTCCTCTTGCTTTGAACCAAGAATACACTTTGGCCATCGATAGCAATCGTCGTCACCGTGTCATGAAGAACCACACAGCAACTCACTTGCTCCATGCGGCCCTTCACAATATCCTTGGCCACCATGCAACTCAAGCAGGTTCACTTAATGAAGTAGAATTCCTCCGCTTTGACTTCACCCACTTCCAAGCCGTGACTCCAGAAGAATTGCGTGCTATTGAGCAACAAGTCAATGAGAAGATCTGGGAAGCCATCGCAGTGGAAACAGTTGAGACTGATATTGACACAGCTAAAGAAATGGGAGCTATGGCCCTCTTTGGTGAGAAATACGGTAAAGAAGTCCGTGTTGTAACGATTGGTGACTACTCAGTTGAACTTTGTGGTGGTACTCACGTAGGTAACACTTCTGAAATCGGTCTCTTCAAGATTGTTAAGGAAGAAGGGATCGGATCAGGAACTCGTCGTATCTTGGCAGTGACTGGGAAGGAAGCCTTCGAAGCTTATCGTGAACAAGAAGATGCACTGAAAGCAGTCGCAGCAACCTTGAAAGCTCCTCAACTCAAAGAAGTACCTCACAAGGTTGAAGGACTTCAAGAACAACTCCGTCAATTGCAAAAAGAAAATGCAGAATTGAAGGAAAAAGCAGCAGCAGCGGCAGCTGGGGATGTCTTCAAGAATGTTCAAGAAGCAAACAGACACCGTTACATTGCTAGTCAAGTTTCTGTATCAGATGCAGGTGCCCTTCGTACCTTTGCGGATAACTGGAAGCAAAAAGACTATTCTGATGTGCTTGTTCTTGTCGCAGCAATCGGTGACAAAGTCAATGTCCTTGTAGCCAGCAAGACAAAAGATGTGCACGCAGGTAATGTCATCAAAGAATTGGCTCCAATCGTCGATGGACGTGGTGGTGGTAAACCAGACATGGCCATGGCAGGAGGAAGCAACCAAGCAAAAATTCAAGAATTATTGGATGCCGTAGCAGGTAAATTGTAA
- the gdhA gene encoding NADP-specific glutamate dehydrogenase, with product MTSAKEYIQSVFETVKARNGHEAEFLQAVEEFFSTLEPVFEKHPEYIEENILARITEPERVISFRVPWVDRDGKVQVNRGYRVQFNSAVGPYKGGLRFHPTVNQGILKFLGFEQIFKNVLTGLPIGGGKGGSDFDPKGKTDAEVMRFCQSFMTELQKYIGPSLDVPAGDIGVGGREIGYLYGQYKRLNQFDAGVLTGKPLGFGGSLIRPEATGYGLVYYTEEMLKANDNSFAGKKVVISGSGNVAQYALQKATELGATVISVSDSNGYVIDENGIDFDLLTDVKEKRRARLTEYAAEKATATYYEGSVWTYTGNYDIALPCATQNEINGEAAKRLVAQGVICVSEGANMPSDLEAIKVYKENGILYGPAKAANAGGVAVSALEMSQNSLRLSWTREEVDGRLKDIMTNIFNTAKTTAETYGLGTDYLAGANIAAFENVANAMIAQGIV from the coding sequence ATGACATCTGCTAAAGAATATATCCAAAGCGTGTTTGAAACTGTAAAAGCTCGTAACGGGCACGAGGCTGAATTTCTCCAGGCGGTTGAAGAATTCTTCAGCACTTTGGAGCCTGTCTTTGAAAAACACCCTGAGTATATTGAAGAAAATATCTTGGCACGTATCACAGAACCTGAGCGCGTGATTTCTTTCCGTGTTCCTTGGGTTGACCGTGATGGAAAAGTTCAAGTTAACCGTGGTTACCGTGTTCAATTTAACTCAGCTGTTGGACCATATAAAGGCGGACTTCGTTTCCACCCAACTGTAAACCAAGGGATCTTGAAATTCCTCGGATTCGAACAAATCTTTAAAAACGTTTTGACTGGACTGCCAATCGGTGGTGGTAAAGGTGGATCAGACTTCGATCCTAAAGGCAAAACTGATGCTGAAGTGATGCGCTTCTGCCAAAGCTTCATGACTGAATTGCAAAAATACATCGGACCATCTCTTGATGTACCTGCTGGTGATATCGGTGTTGGTGGACGTGAGATTGGTTACCTTTACGGACAATACAAGCGCCTCAACCAATTTGATGCTGGTGTCTTGACTGGTAAACCTCTTGGATTTGGTGGTAGCTTGATCCGTCCAGAAGCAACTGGTTACGGTTTGGTTTACTACACTGAAGAAATGCTTAAAGCTAACGACAACAGCTTTGCTGGTAAGAAAGTTGTGATTTCAGGTTCTGGTAACGTAGCTCAATACGCGCTTCAAAAAGCAACTGAACTTGGTGCAACTGTTATCTCTGTATCTGACTCAAATGGTTATGTCATTGATGAAAATGGTATCGACTTTGACCTTCTTACAGATGTTAAAGAAAAACGTCGTGCTCGTTTGACTGAGTACGCTGCAGAAAAAGCAACTGCTACTTACTACGAAGGTTCTGTATGGACTTACACTGGAAACTACGATATCGCTCTTCCATGTGCGACTCAAAACGAGATCAACGGTGAAGCTGCGAAACGCTTGGTTGCTCAAGGAGTTATCTGTGTATCTGAAGGTGCTAACATGCCTAGCGACCTTGAAGCTATCAAAGTCTACAAGGAAAATGGAATCCTATATGGACCTGCCAAAGCTGCCAATGCTGGTGGGGTAGCTGTATCAGCTCTTGAAATGAGCCAAAACAGCCTTCGCCTTTCATGGACACGTGAAGAAGTTGACGGTCGTTTGAAAGACATCATGACTAACATCTTCAACACAGCTAAGACAACTGCAGAAACTTACGGTCTTGGTACTGACTACCTTGCAGGTGCAAACATTGCAGCCTTTGAAAATGTAGCAAACGCTATGATTGCTCAAGGTATTGTTTAA
- a CDS encoding dihydroorotate oxidase codes for MVSTKTQIAGFEFDNCLMNAAGVACMTVEELEGVKNSAAGTFVTKTATLEFRQGNPEPRYQDVPLGSINSMGLPNNGLDYYLNYLLKLQEKEANRTFFLSLVGMSPGETHTILKKVQESDFRGLTELNLSCPNVPGKPQIAYDFETTDRILSEVFEYFTKPLGIKLPPYFDIVHFDQAAAIFNKYPLKFVNCVNSIGNGLYIEDESVVIRPKNGFGGIGGEYIKPTALANVHAFYQRLNPEIQIIGTGGVLTGRDAFEHILCGASMVQVGTTLHKEGVGAFDRITNELKEIMTEKGYESLEDFRGKLNYID; via the coding sequence ATGGTATCAACTAAAACACAGATTGCTGGTTTTGAGTTTGACAATTGCTTGATGAATGCGGCAGGAGTTGCTTGTATGACAGTTGAGGAGTTGGAAGGTGTCAAAAACTCAGCAGCAGGAACCTTTGTCACTAAAACAGCAACCTTGGAATTTCGTCAGGGAAATCCTGAACCACGTTATCAAGATGTTCCACTCGGTTCAATCAACTCTATGGGTCTACCAAATAATGGTTTAGATTATTACTTAAACTATCTTTTAAAGTTACAAGAAAAGGAAGCAAATCGTACCTTCTTTTTATCATTAGTTGGAATGTCTCCAGGGGAAACTCATACCATTTTGAAAAAGGTTCAAGAAAGTGATTTTCGAGGTCTAACTGAACTCAATCTCTCATGTCCAAATGTTCCTGGTAAACCTCAGATTGCCTATGACTTTGAAACTACAGACCGTATCTTGTCAGAAGTCTTTGAATATTTTACAAAACCATTAGGAATTAAGCTTCCACCTTATTTTGATATTGTGCATTTTGACCAGGCTGCAGCGATCTTTAACAAATATCCGCTCAAGTTTGTCAATTGTGTCAACTCTATTGGAAATGGTCTTTATATAGAAGACGAGTCAGTCGTGATTCGTCCTAAGAATGGCTTTGGTGGGATTGGTGGAGAATACATCAAACCAACAGCTCTTGCTAATGTCCATGCTTTTTATCAACGCTTGAATCCAGAAATTCAAATCATTGGAACAGGTGGAGTATTAACAGGACGTGATGCCTTTGAACATATCCTATGTGGTGCCAGCATGGTGCAGGTAGGAACTACCCTGCACAAAGAAGGTGTAGGTGCTTTTGATCGCATTACAAACGAACTCAAAGAAATTATGACGGAAAAAGGTTATGAAAGCCTTGAAGATTTCCGTGGTAAATTGAATTATATTGATTAA
- the holA gene encoding DNA polymerase III subunit delta: MLAIEESQKLSLSNLPSLTLFTGADQGQYEVMKTQVLKQIGYDSADLNFAYFDMKEVDYKSLELELVSLPFFADEKIVILDHFLDITTAKKRYLSDDELKAFEEYLENPSPTSKLVIFAEGKLDSKRRLVKLLKRDAKIFEALEPKEQEMRAYFQKWSQEQGLTFDGKSFEQLLIKSSFQFSEIQKNLLFLQSYKDDDWITEEDIVEAIPKTLQDNIFDLTQLILTKKIDQARDLVKDLTLQGEDEIKLIAIMLGQFRLYTQVKILQESGQTESQMVSSLGHYLGRNPNPYQIKFALRDSRRLSLDFLQNSIRYLIQADYQIKTGVYEKGYLFEKALLQIASQSN; this comes from the coding sequence ATGCTAGCAATAGAAGAAAGCCAAAAGCTATCTTTATCAAACTTACCTAGTTTGACCTTGTTTACAGGCGCTGATCAAGGACAGTATGAAGTCATGAAAACTCAGGTGCTAAAACAAATCGGCTACGATTCTGCTGATTTGAACTTTGCTTATTTTGATATGAAAGAAGTAGACTACAAAAGCTTGGAACTAGAGCTGGTCAGTCTTCCTTTCTTTGCGGATGAAAAGATTGTTATTTTAGATCATTTTCTCGATATAACAACAGCTAAAAAACGCTATCTATCTGATGACGAGCTTAAGGCTTTTGAAGAATATTTGGAAAATCCATCTCCGACGAGTAAATTAGTCATTTTTGCGGAAGGGAAGCTGGATAGTAAGAGACGTCTAGTCAAATTACTCAAGAGGGATGCCAAGATTTTTGAAGCCCTTGAACCAAAAGAGCAAGAGATGCGAGCTTATTTTCAAAAGTGGTCTCAGGAACAAGGACTGACCTTTGATGGAAAATCCTTCGAACAGTTGCTTATTAAATCTAGTTTTCAATTCAGTGAAATTCAGAAAAATCTACTCTTCTTACAGTCTTATAAGGATGATGACTGGATTACCGAAGAAGACATTGTTGAAGCTATACCAAAGACTTTGCAGGATAATATTTTTGATTTGACCCAATTAATATTGACTAAGAAGATTGATCAGGCACGTGATTTAGTGAAAGATTTGACTTTGCAGGGAGAAGATGAGATTAAACTGATTGCCATTATGTTGGGGCAGTTCAGACTCTATACACAAGTGAAAATTTTGCAAGAATCTGGTCAGACAGAGTCCCAGATGGTCAGCAGTTTGGGTCACTATCTTGGTCGCAATCCGAATCCCTACCAAATCAAATTTGCCCTTCGTGATTCTCGAAGACTATCCCTTGATTTTCTCCAGAATTCTATTCGTTATCTCATCCAAGCTGATTACCAAATTAAGACAGGAGTTTATGAGAAAGGCTACCTGTTTGAGAAGGCTCTATTACAGATTGCCAGCCAGTCAAATTGA
- the sodA gene encoding superoxide dismutase SodA, with product MAIILPDLPYAYDALEPYIDAETMHLHHDKHHQTYVNNVNAALEKHPEIGEDLEALLADVESIPADIRQALINNGGGHLNHALFWELMTPEKTAPSAELAAAIDETFGSFEEFQAAFTAAATTRFGSGWAWLVVNKEGKLEVTSTANQDTPISEGKKPILGLDVWEHAYYVKYRNVRPDYIKAFFSVINWNKVDELYAVAK from the coding sequence ATGGCTATTATCTTACCAGATCTTCCATACGCTTACGATGCATTAGAACCATACATCGATGCTGAAACAATGCACTTGCACCATGACAAACACCACCAAACTTACGTTAACAATGTAAATGCAGCTCTTGAAAAACACCCTGAAATCGGTGAAGACCTTGAAGCTTTGCTTGCTGACGTAGAATCTATCCCAGCTGATATCCGTCAAGCGCTTATCAACAATGGTGGTGGACACTTGAACCACGCTCTTTTCTGGGAATTGATGACTCCTGAAAAAACAGCTCCTTCAGCAGAACTTGCAGCAGCAATCGATGAAACTTTCGGTTCATTCGAAGAATTCCAAGCAGCCTTCACTGCAGCAGCAACAACTCGTTTTGGTTCTGGATGGGCTTGGTTGGTTGTTAACAAAGAAGGTAAACTTGAAGTGACTTCAACAGCAAACCAAGACACACCAATCTCAGAAGGTAAAAAACCAATCTTGGGCTTGGATGTTTGGGAGCATGCTTACTACGTGAAATACCGTAACGTGCGTCCTGACTATATCAAAGCTTTCTTCTCAGTTATCAACTGGAATAAAGTAGACGAACTCTACGCAGTAGCGAAATAA
- a CDS encoding LysR family transcriptional regulator: MNIQQLRYVVAIANSGTFREAAEKMYVSQPSLSISVRDLEKELGFKIFRRTSSGTFLTRRGMEFYEKAQELVKGFDVFQNQYANPEEEKDEFSIASQHYDFLPPTITAFSQQYPDYKNFRIFESTTVQILDEVAQGHSEIGIIYLNNQNQKGIMQRVEKLGLEVIELIPFQTHIYLREGHPLAKKKELVMEDLADLPTVRFTQEKDEYLYYSENFVDTSASSQMFNVTDRATLNGILERTNAYATGSGFLDSDSVNGITVIPLNDNLNNRMVYVKREEVDLSQAGTLFVEVMQEYFDQKRKA; encoded by the coding sequence ATGAATATTCAACAATTACGCTACGTTGTAGCTATTGCTAATAGTGGTACTTTTCGTGAAGCGGCTGAGAAAATGTACGTTAGCCAACCCAGTCTATCTATTTCTGTAAGAGACCTGGAAAAAGAGCTTGGCTTTAAGATTTTTCGCAGAACCAGTTCTGGAACTTTCCTTACTCGTCGCGGTATGGAATTTTATGAAAAGGCACAAGAGTTGGTCAAAGGATTTGATGTTTTCCAGAACCAGTATGCCAATCCTGAAGAGGAGAAAGATGAGTTTTCAATAGCCAGCCAGCACTATGATTTCTTGCCACCAACCATTACAGCTTTTTCGCAACAATATCCTGACTATAAGAATTTCCGTATTTTTGAATCAACAACTGTTCAGATTTTGGATGAAGTAGCTCAAGGACATAGTGAGATTGGGATTATTTATCTCAATAATCAAAACCAAAAGGGAATTATGCAACGGGTTGAAAAGTTAGGACTTGAAGTGATTGAGTTGATTCCTTTCCAAACCCATATCTATCTGCGTGAAGGACATCCGTTAGCCAAGAAAAAAGAGTTAGTTATGGAGGATTTGGCAGATTTACCAACAGTTCGATTTACACAGGAAAAGGATGAGTATCTTTATTACTCAGAGAACTTTGTGGATACCAGTGCTAGCTCTCAAATGTTTAATGTAACTGACCGCGCTACCTTAAATGGGATTCTTGAAAGAACAAATGCTTATGCGACTGGTTCTGGATTCTTAGATAGCGACAGTGTGAACGGGATTACCGTTATTCCATTAAATGATAATCTCAATAATCGCATGGTTTATGTAAAACGTGAGGAAGTAGACTTGAGCCAAGCAGGGACTTTATTTGTAGAGGTTATGCAAGAGTATTTTGATCAGAAGAGGAAAGCATGA
- the lspA gene encoding signal peptidase II, with product MKKRGIIAGIIAALIVLDQFVKAYVVQNIALGEIKSWIPNLVSLTYLQNRGAAFSILQNQQWFFAVITLVVMVGAIWYLHKHIEDSFWTVFGLVLIIAGGLGNFIDRISQGFVVDMFHLDFINFAIFNVADSYLTVGVVVLLLAMLKEEMNGN from the coding sequence ATGAAAAAAAGAGGAATAATTGCAGGGATTATAGCAGCCTTGATTGTCTTAGATCAATTTGTAAAGGCGTACGTCGTTCAAAATATTGCTCTTGGTGAAATCAAGTCATGGATCCCAAATCTAGTTAGTTTAACCTATCTGCAAAATAGGGGTGCAGCCTTTTCTATACTTCAAAATCAACAGTGGTTTTTTGCAGTGATTACCTTAGTGGTCATGGTAGGAGCTATCTGGTATTTGCATAAGCATATAGAGGATTCCTTCTGGACAGTCTTTGGATTGGTTTTGATTATTGCAGGTGGTCTGGGAAACTTTATCGATCGCATCAGTCAAGGATTCGTTGTGGATATGTTTCACTTAGACTTTATCAATTTTGCGATTTTCAATGTGGCTGATAGTTATCTGACAGTAGGAGTCGTTGTGTTATTGCTTGCAATGCTAAAAGAGGAAATGAATGGAAATTAA
- a CDS encoding RluA family pseudouridine synthase has translation MEIKIETGGLRLDKALSDLTELSRSLANEQIKSGQVLVNGQVKKAKYTVQEGDVVTYQVPEPEVLEYVAEDIPLEIIYQDEDVAVVNKPQGMVVHPSAGHTTGTLVNALMYHIKDLSGINGVLRPGIVHRIDKDTSGLLMIAKNDEAHLALAQELKDKKSLRKYWAIVHGNLPNDRGVIEAPIGRSEKDRKKQAVTAKGKPAVTRFQVLERFGDYTLLELQLETGRTHQIRVHMAYIGHPVAGDEVYGPRKTLKGHGQFLHAKTLGFTHPRTGKTMEFTSEIPDIFKETLEKLRNN, from the coding sequence ATGGAAATTAAAATTGAAACAGGTGGACTACGCTTAGATAAGGCTTTGTCAGATTTAACAGAACTGTCGCGAAGTCTCGCCAATGAACAAATCAAGTCAGGCCAAGTCTTGGTCAATGGTCAGGTCAAAAAAGCAAAGTATACGGTCCAAGAGGGCGATGTCGTTACTTATCAGGTGCCAGAACCAGAAGTTTTGGAGTATGTAGCTGAAGATATTCCTCTAGAAATCATTTATCAAGATGAGGATGTAGCAGTAGTCAATAAACCTCAAGGAATGGTTGTTCATCCAAGTGCTGGTCATACCACTGGTACCTTGGTTAACGCCCTTATGTATCATATCAAAGATCTCTCTGGAATCAACGGTGTGTTGCGTCCAGGGATTGTCCATCGTATTGATAAGGATACTTCAGGTCTCTTGATGATTGCTAAAAACGATGAAGCCCACTTAGCACTAGCTCAGGAATTGAAGGACAAGAAGTCTCTTCGTAAGTATTGGGCCATCGTTCATGGCAATCTCCCAAATGACCGTGGAGTCATTGAGGCACCAATCGGACGTAGCGAAAAAGACCGCAAGAAACAAGCTGTGACTGCCAAAGGTAAACCAGCAGTGACACGTTTCCAAGTCTTGGAGCGCTTTGGTGATTATACCTTGCTGGAATTGCAACTGGAAACTGGAAGAACTCACCAAATCCGTGTACACATGGCTTACATCGGTCATCCTGTCGCTGGGGATGAGGTTTATGGTCCTCGTAAAACTCTGAAGGGGCATGGACAATTTCTTCATGCAAAGACTCTTGGATTTACCCATCCAAGAACAGGGAAAACCATGGAATTTACTTCCGAAATCCCAGATATCTTTAAAGAGACTCTGGAAAAACTTCGAAATAACTAA
- a CDS encoding ISL3 family transposase: MEQLHFITKLLDIKDTNIKILDIINMDTHKEIVAKLDYDAPSCPECGCQMKKYDFQKPSKIPYLETTGMPTRILLRKRRFKCYHCSKMIVAETSIVKKNHQIPRIINQKIAQKLIEKTSMTDIAHQLSISTSTVIRKLNNFHFKHDFSRLPEIMSWDEYSFTKGKMSFIAQDFDQLNIITVLEGRTQAIIRNHFLRYDRAIRCRVKIITMDMFSPYYNLAKQLFPCAKIVLDRFHIVQHLSRAISRVRVQIMNQFERKSHEYKAIKRYWKLIQQDSRKLSDKRFYRPTFRMHLTNKEILDKLLSYSEELKHHYNLYQLLLFHFQNKELEKFFGLIEDNLKKVHPLFQTVFKTFLKDKEKIVNALQLPYSNAKLEATNNLIKLIKRNAFGFRNFNNFKKRIFIALNIKMERTTIVLSRC, encoded by the coding sequence ATGGAACAATTACATTTTATCACAAAACTGCTTGATATCAAAGACACAAATATCAAGATTCTAGATATCATCAATATGGATACACACAAGGAAATTGTCGCTAAACTGGACTATGACGCCCCGTCTTGCCCTGAGTGCGGATGTCAAATGAAGAAATATGATTTTCAAAAACCGTCGAAAATTCCTTACCTCGAAACGACTGGTATGCCTACTAGAATCCTCCTTAGAAAACGCCGTTTCAAGTGCTATCATTGCTCGAAAATGATAGTCGCTGAAACCTCTATCGTTAAGAAGAATCATCAAATTCCTCGTATTATCAACCAAAAGATTGCTCAAAAGTTGATTGAAAAGACTTCTATGACTGATATTGCACATCAGCTATCCATTTCAACTTCAACTGTCATTCGTAAACTCAATAACTTTCACTTTAAGCATGATTTTTCTCGTCTTCCAGAGATTATGTCTTGGGACGAGTATTCTTTTACCAAGGGAAAGATGAGTTTTATCGCACAAGATTTTGATCAGCTCAATATCATTACTGTTCTTGAGGGAAGAACACAAGCTATCATCCGCAATCACTTTCTTCGCTACGATAGAGCGATCCGATGTCGAGTGAAAATCATTACTATGGATATGTTTAGTCCGTACTATAACTTGGCTAAACAGCTTTTTCCATGTGCTAAAATCGTTCTAGATCGTTTTCACATTGTTCAACATCTTAGCCGAGCTATAAGTCGGGTTCGTGTCCAAATCATGAATCAATTTGAGCGAAAATCTCATGAATACAAGGCTATCAAGCGCTATTGGAAACTCATCCAACAAGATAGCCGTAAACTGAGTGATAAACGTTTTTATCGCCCTACTTTTCGCATGCACTTAACTAATAAAGAGATTCTAGACAAGCTTTTGAGCTATTCCGAAGAGTTGAAACACCACTATAATCTCTATCAGCTCTTGCTTTTTCACTTTCAGAATAAAGAGCTCGAGAAATTTTTCGGACTTATTGAAGACAATCTAAAAAAGGTTCATCCTCTTTTTCAGACTGTCTTTAAGACATTTCTCAAGGACAAAGAGAAAATTGTCAACGCCCTTCAATTGCCCTATTCCAACGCTAAATTGGAAGCGACTAATAATCTCATTAAACTCATCAAACGAAATGCTTTTGGTTTTAGGAACTTTAACAACTTTAAGAAACGAATTTTCATCGCTCTGAATATAAAAATGGAGAGGACAACGATTGTCCTCTCCAGATGTTAG